A single Mixta calida DNA region contains:
- a CDS encoding DedA family protein, which translates to MDLIRFVVDFILHIDVHLAELVAQYGIWVYAILFLILFCETGLVVTPFLPGDSLLFVAGALAALPTNDLNVHVMVTLLTIAAVLGDAVNYMIGRLFGEKLFSNPNSRIFRRSYLDKTHAFYERHGGKTIILARFVPIVRTFAPFVAGMGHMSYRHFALFNVAGALLWVLLFSYAGYFFGALPMVQENLKLLIVAIIVVSILPGVIEVWRHRRAARQQKQP; encoded by the coding sequence ATGGATCTAATCCGTTTTGTTGTCGATTTTATCCTGCATATCGATGTTCATCTCGCCGAGCTGGTGGCGCAGTATGGCATCTGGGTCTACGCCATTCTGTTTCTGATCCTGTTTTGCGAAACGGGCCTGGTGGTCACGCCGTTTCTGCCGGGCGATTCGCTGCTGTTCGTCGCTGGCGCGCTGGCCGCGCTGCCGACCAACGATCTTAATGTGCATGTGATGGTGACGCTGTTGACGATCGCGGCGGTGCTGGGCGATGCGGTCAACTATATGATTGGACGTCTGTTCGGCGAAAAGCTGTTCAGCAACCCCAATTCGCGCATTTTCCGCCGCAGCTATCTCGATAAAACCCACGCTTTTTACGAGCGCCACGGCGGAAAAACGATTATTCTGGCGCGCTTTGTGCCGATCGTCCGCACCTTCGCGCCGTTTGTCGCCGGGATGGGGCATATGTCCTATCGCCACTTCGCGCTGTTTAACGTGGCTGGCGCGCTGCTATGGGTGCTGCTGTTCTCCTACGCGGGATATTTCTTCGGCGCGCTGCCGATGGTGCAGGAAAACCTGAAGCTGCTGATCGTGGCGATTATTGTGGTTTCGATACTGCCAGGCGTTATTGAAGTGTGGCGCCATCGCCGTGCGGCGCGGCAGCAAAAACAGCCCTAA
- the folC gene encoding bifunctional tetrahydrofolate synthase/dihydrofolate synthase, producing the protein MENLHLPQATSPLATWLYYLERLHTQAIDLGLTRIEHVARTLDLLKPAPFVFTVAGTNGKGTTCRTLETLLMAAGYRVGVYSSPHLLRYTERVRVQGDELPEAAHTASFAAIEAGRGDTSLTYFEFSTLSALQLFKQAALDVVILEVGLGGRLDATNIVDADVAVITSIALDHTDWLGPDRESIGREKAGVFRAGKPAVVGEPDMPHTIAQVAQEKSAQLLQLGRDWHWQAQESGWRFSDSRITLENLPQPQVPLPNAATALAALSASGLNVSETVIREHLDKAILPGRFQTVAQSPQVILDVAHNPHAAAYLASRLAQLPKRGVVRAVVGMLHDKDIAGTLAALAPQVDCWYLAPLEGPRGASAEQLLAELKTDRAQSFASVAAAWQAAMQQADKQDIVLVCGSFHTVAHVMEAMETEKGSGK; encoded by the coding sequence ATGGAAAATCTTCACCTTCCTCAAGCCACGTCGCCTCTGGCCACGTGGCTTTATTATCTTGAGCGTCTGCACACGCAGGCGATCGATCTGGGACTGACGCGTATCGAACACGTCGCCCGCACGCTTGATCTGTTAAAACCCGCGCCTTTCGTCTTCACTGTCGCCGGCACCAACGGCAAAGGCACCACCTGCCGCACGCTGGAAACGCTGCTGATGGCCGCTGGCTACCGCGTCGGCGTCTACAGTTCGCCGCATCTGCTGCGCTATACCGAACGGGTGCGCGTACAGGGCGATGAACTGCCGGAAGCGGCGCACACCGCCAGCTTCGCCGCTATCGAGGCGGGACGCGGCGACACCTCGCTAACCTATTTTGAATTCAGCACCCTGTCGGCGCTGCAACTGTTTAAGCAGGCGGCGCTGGACGTGGTGATCCTGGAGGTTGGCCTTGGCGGACGCCTTGACGCCACCAACATCGTCGACGCCGACGTCGCGGTGATCACCAGCATCGCGCTGGATCATACCGACTGGCTGGGCCCGGATCGGGAAAGCATTGGCCGTGAAAAGGCGGGCGTCTTCCGCGCCGGAAAACCGGCGGTAGTGGGGGAGCCCGATATGCCGCACACTATTGCCCAGGTAGCGCAGGAGAAAAGCGCTCAGCTGTTACAGCTGGGCCGCGACTGGCACTGGCAGGCGCAGGAGAGCGGCTGGCGCTTCAGCGATAGCCGCATCACCCTGGAAAACCTGCCGCAGCCGCAGGTGCCGCTGCCTAACGCGGCGACAGCGCTGGCTGCGCTTAGCGCCTCGGGCCTGAACGTCAGTGAAACGGTGATCCGTGAGCATCTGGATAAAGCCATCCTGCCGGGACGTTTTCAGACCGTGGCGCAGTCGCCGCAGGTGATTTTGGACGTGGCGCATAACCCGCATGCGGCAGCTTATCTCGCCAGTCGCCTGGCGCAGCTGCCGAAGCGGGGCGTGGTGCGCGCGGTGGTAGGCATGCTGCACGATAAAGATATCGCCGGCACGCTGGCCGCTCTCGCGCCGCAGGTGGATTGTTGGTATCTCGCGCCGCTGGAAGGGCCACGCGGTGCCAGCGCGGAACAGCTGCTGGCCGAGCTGAAAACCGATCGGGCGCAGTCCTTCGCCTCGGTCGCCGCCGCCTGGCAGGCCGCCATGCAGCAGGCGGATAAGCAGGATATTGTGCTGGTGTGTGGTTCATTCCATACGGTAGCGCACGTCATGGAAGCGATGGAAACGGAGAAGGGCAGTGGCAAGTAA
- the truA gene encoding tRNA pseudouridine(38-40) synthase TruA — protein sequence MTEAVNGVCKLALGIEYDGSRYYGWQRQQEVRSVQARLEQALSQVANHEVTVFCAGRTDAGVHGTGQVVHFETTSARKDAAWTLGVNANLPDDIAVRWVKAVPEEFHARFSATARRYRYVIYNHRLRPAILNGGVTHYHQPLDAERMHRAGQCLLGENDFTSFRAVQCQSRTPWRNVMHLNVSRHGAYVVVDIKANAFVHHMVRNIVGSLMEIGCGNQPESWMAELLAAKDRKLAAATAKAEGLYLVSVDYPARFALPTPPMGPLFLED from the coding sequence GAATATGACGGCAGCCGTTATTACGGCTGGCAGCGGCAGCAGGAAGTGCGCAGCGTGCAGGCGCGGCTGGAGCAGGCGCTGTCGCAGGTAGCGAACCACGAGGTAACGGTATTTTGCGCCGGACGTACCGACGCTGGCGTGCACGGCACCGGACAGGTGGTGCATTTTGAAACCACCTCGGCGCGTAAGGATGCGGCCTGGACGCTGGGCGTGAACGCCAACCTGCCGGACGATATCGCCGTGCGCTGGGTTAAAGCGGTGCCGGAGGAGTTTCACGCGCGTTTCAGCGCCACGGCGCGACGTTACCGTTACGTGATCTACAATCACCGGCTGCGCCCGGCGATCCTGAACGGCGGCGTGACGCACTATCATCAGCCGCTGGATGCGGAAAGAATGCATCGCGCCGGGCAATGCCTGCTGGGTGAAAACGACTTTACCTCGTTTCGCGCCGTGCAGTGCCAGTCGCGCACCCCGTGGCGCAACGTGATGCATCTGAACGTCAGCCGTCACGGTGCGTACGTGGTGGTGGATATTAAAGCCAATGCGTTCGTGCACCATATGGTGCGCAATATCGTCGGCAGCCTGATGGAAATCGGCTGCGGCAACCAGCCCGAAAGCTGGATGGCTGAACTGCTGGCGGCGAAAGACCGCAAGCTGGCGGCCGCGACGGCGAAAGCGGAGGGCCTTTATCTGGTCTCCGTTGACTATCCGGCGCGTTTCGCCTTACCGACCCCGCCGATGGGGCCATTATTTCTCGAAGACTAA
- the accD gene encoding acetyl-CoA carboxylase, carboxyltransferase subunit beta has protein sequence MSWIERILNKSTITPSRRANIPEGVWTKCDSCGQVLYRAELERNLEVCPKCDHHMRMHARERLHSLLDQGTLVELGSELEPKDVLKFRDSKKYKDRLAAAQKETEEKDALIVMKGTLHSMPVVAAAFEFAFMGGSMGSVVGARFVRAVEQALEDNCPLICFSASGGARMQEALMSLMQMAKTSAALAKMRERGLPYISVLTDPTMGGVSASFAMLGDLNVAEPKALIGFAGPRVIEQTVREKLPPGFQRSEFLIEKGAIDMIIRRPEMRFKLASLLAKLQNLPAPLQDSEDRPEQPEAESHEA, from the coding sequence ATGAGCTGGATTGAACGAATTCTCAATAAGAGCACAATCACCCCATCGCGCAGAGCAAACATTCCTGAAGGGGTCTGGACAAAATGCGACAGCTGCGGGCAGGTGCTTTACCGTGCTGAGCTGGAACGCAACCTGGAAGTTTGTCCAAAATGCGACCATCACATGCGTATGCATGCGCGCGAGCGCCTGCACAGCCTGTTAGATCAGGGCACGCTGGTGGAACTGGGCAGCGAACTGGAGCCGAAAGATGTGCTCAAGTTCCGCGATTCCAAAAAGTATAAGGATCGTCTGGCTGCCGCGCAGAAAGAGACCGAAGAAAAAGACGCGCTGATCGTGATGAAGGGCACGCTGCACAGCATGCCGGTCGTCGCCGCCGCGTTTGAATTCGCCTTTATGGGCGGCTCGATGGGCTCGGTGGTAGGCGCGCGTTTCGTTCGCGCCGTCGAGCAGGCGCTGGAAGACAACTGTCCGCTGATCTGTTTCTCCGCCAGCGGCGGCGCCCGTATGCAGGAAGCGCTGATGTCGCTGATGCAGATGGCGAAAACCAGCGCCGCGCTGGCTAAAATGCGCGAGCGCGGTCTGCCGTACATCTCCGTGCTGACCGACCCGACCATGGGCGGCGTCTCCGCCAGTTTCGCCATGCTGGGCGATCTGAACGTGGCGGAGCCGAAGGCGCTAATCGGCTTTGCCGGCCCGCGCGTTATCGAACAGACGGTGCGCGAAAAACTGCCGCCGGGCTTCCAGCGCAGCGAATTCCTGATTGAAAAAGGCGCGATCGATATGATTATCCGCCGCCCGGAAATGCGCTTTAAACTGGCAAGCCTGCTGGCGAAGCTGCAAAATCTGCCTGCGCCGCTGCAGGACAGCGAAGACCGTCCTGAGCAGCCGGAAGCGGAAAGCCACGAGGCCTGA